One Thermoproteota archaeon genomic region harbors:
- a CDS encoding ATP-binding protein, producing the protein MGIRASLEEVVEEFLRLGIPDLKRREVSLPRPRGRAVVVTGLRRAGKTFLLYQTMGEYLNSGKNFEELLYVNLEDNRLEGITSKDLSYLVEVYASRNPHSREMYLFLDEVQVVPGWERFVRRLLERRSVHIFVTGSSSRLLSYELASTLRGRSLTQKLFPLSFREFLLFKGFSIPQVLTEDDRGAVRSYLREYLVYGGFPELVMYDEILKVRTLQEYLDLVIYRDLVERYGIEKLGALRALIRATVRNFARKSSVRRLHTMLLSMGARISVNKVYEYFSYLEDVGFVLPIRKLEASDIESMRTIPKLYLMDNGFPTIYGVKDDGFRMENLVAVELLRRKYYWRPLMEVYYWESRGKEVDFVVKEGGEIRELIQVSASLDHDVRRREFTALSTASTALGCKNLKVITGEEEGVEEWGGRRIELIPLWKWLLSGPVGTKT; encoded by the coding sequence ATGGGCATAAGGGCGTCCCTAGAGGAGGTGGTAGAGGAGTTCCTAAGACTGGGAATTCCCGACTTGAAGAGGAGGGAGGTCTCCCTACCTAGGCCCAGAGGAAGAGCAGTAGTCGTAACAGGTTTAAGAAGAGCGGGAAAGACGTTCTTGCTCTACCAGACGATGGGGGAGTACTTGAATTCTGGAAAAAACTTTGAAGAATTGCTCTATGTAAATTTAGAGGATAATAGACTTGAGGGGATTACTAGCAAGGACCTCTCGTACTTAGTGGAGGTATATGCCTCGAGAAATCCCCACAGTCGTGAGATGTACCTCTTCCTAGACGAAGTCCAAGTAGTTCCGGGTTGGGAGAGGTTCGTAAGGAGACTCCTAGAGAGAAGGTCCGTCCACATATTTGTTACGGGCTCCTCATCCAGATTGCTCAGCTACGAACTGGCTTCAACCCTCAGGGGGAGGAGCCTGACGCAGAAGCTCTTTCCCCTCTCCTTCAGGGAGTTTCTCCTGTTTAAGGGGTTCTCCATCCCTCAAGTACTCACAGAGGACGATAGAGGTGCTGTAAGAAGTTACTTGAGGGAGTACTTGGTGTATGGGGGCTTTCCGGAGCTGGTGATGTACGACGAGATCCTGAAGGTGAGAACCCTCCAAGAATACTTAGATCTCGTGATCTACCGGGATCTAGTCGAGAGATACGGGATAGAAAAGTTGGGTGCTTTGAGGGCGCTAATAAGGGCAACAGTCAGGAACTTCGCCAGAAAATCCTCTGTGAGAAGGCTTCATACGATGCTTCTGTCCATGGGTGCCAGAATAAGCGTCAACAAGGTTTACGAGTATTTCTCCTATCTAGAAGATGTAGGATTCGTTCTACCCATCAGGAAGCTGGAGGCCAGCGATATAGAATCCATGAGGACCATTCCTAAGCTCTACCTCATGGACAATGGATTCCCTACCATATATGGCGTGAAGGATGACGGGTTCAGGATGGAGAACTTGGTGGCGGTGGAACTCTTGAGGAGGAAGTATTACTGGAGACCTCTCATGGAGGTGTATTACTGGGAATCCCGGGGAAAGGAGGTGGACTTCGTTGTGAAAGAGGGTGGAGAGATCAGAGAGTTGATACAGGTCTCAGCCTCACTTGACCACGATGTTAGAAGGAGGGAATTCACAGCTCTCTCTACTGCTTCAACGGCTCTCGGTTGTAAGAATCTGAAGGTGATAACGGGAGAAGAGGAGGGTGTAGAGGAGTGGGGCGGTAGGAGAATTGAACTGATTCCTCTATGGAAGTGGCTCCTATCCGGCCCTGTCGGCACCAAAACATGA
- a CDS encoding argininosuccinate synthase, producing MNESISKVVLAYSGGLDTTVAIKWFTEQGVEVVTFTAEIGQGTDLKDVEMRAYEAGAIKHYGLNLVNEFVKDYVAPAIRANAKYEGEYPLSSALSRPLISTKLVEIAKKEGADAVAHGCTSKGNDQVRFDITVRALNPDLKVVAPTRIWRWTRQQEIEYAKSRGLRIPESHSKYSIDQNLWGRSIEGGPVEDPWNEPPEDAFEWTVSPEKAPEYPEYLTLGFEEGLPISLNGEELGLSELIAELNSLAGKHGIGRIDHMESRIIGFKSREVYEAPAAVVILKAHKDLEKLILTRRELQFKEVADREWTNLVYEGLWGDPLRESLQEMIKRMNEFVTGEVRLKLYKGSAIVVGRRSEYASYSLEVAGYDEGWYPTDEEARGFIQAWGLHTLMARAARRGVSKAGAR from the coding sequence TTGAATGAGAGCATCTCCAAGGTGGTTTTGGCCTACTCAGGCGGTTTAGATACGACGGTCGCCATAAAGTGGTTCACCGAGCAGGGGGTCGAAGTAGTCACGTTCACAGCTGAGATCGGGCAGGGAACCGATTTGAAGGACGTTGAGATGAGGGCATACGAGGCCGGCGCCATCAAGCACTATGGCTTGAACTTGGTGAATGAGTTCGTCAAAGATTATGTGGCCCCGGCCATAAGGGCCAATGCCAAGTACGAGGGAGAGTATCCCCTCTCCAGCGCCCTCTCCAGGCCACTGATATCTACCAAGCTGGTCGAGATAGCCAAGAAGGAAGGTGCGGATGCGGTCGCGCACGGTTGCACCTCCAAGGGCAACGATCAGGTGAGGTTCGACATAACAGTAAGAGCCCTAAATCCTGATCTCAAGGTCGTGGCACCCACTAGGATATGGCGCTGGACGAGGCAGCAGGAGATTGAATACGCCAAGTCTAGGGGATTGAGGATACCGGAAAGCCACAGCAAGTACTCGATAGATCAGAACCTCTGGGGCAGGAGCATAGAAGGCGGTCCGGTCGAGGATCCTTGGAACGAGCCGCCCGAAGACGCTTTCGAGTGGACGGTCTCGCCGGAGAAGGCCCCCGAGTACCCCGAGTATTTGACACTGGGATTCGAGGAGGGACTTCCCATTTCCCTCAATGGGGAGGAGCTTGGTCTGAGCGAGCTCATAGCCGAGCTTAACTCCTTGGCTGGGAAGCATGGTATAGGGAGGATAGATCACATGGAGAGCAGGATCATAGGGTTCAAGAGCAGGGAGGTATATGAGGCTCCCGCTGCCGTAGTAATCCTGAAGGCCCATAAGGACTTGGAGAAGCTGATACTGACGAGAAGGGAGCTGCAGTTTAAGGAGGTGGCTGATAGGGAATGGACCAACTTGGTTTACGAGGGGCTGTGGGGCGATCCCCTGAGGGAGAGTCTCCAAGAGATGATCAAGAGGATGAACGAGTTCGTCACCGGCGAGGTCAGGTTGAAGTTATATAAGGGAAGCGCAATTGTGGTAGGGAGGAGATCGGAGTATGCCTCCTACAGCTTGGAGGTTGCCGGATACGATGAGGGCTGGTACCCCACCGACGAGGAGGCTAGGGGATTCATACAGGCTTGGGGGCTACACACCCTGATGGCTAGGGCGGCGAGGAGGGGTGTATCGAAGGCCGGGGCTAGGTGA
- the argH gene encoding argininosuccinate lyase — protein sequence MYRRPGLGDQPDWLTRFISSLKSDRAIFRAVVLTAYAHVFHLIERGVLPKEASSLLQRLREALDREEEILSERYEDVHEALEAWLLEREGKIAGWLAYGKSRNDQVATALRLALRWRLIGLLWEMNRLRRSLLDSAEKHLLVKIPAFTHMQPAQPTLASHYLLYLENEIFHHYRAIWNVLREIVDLCPLGSGPSAGSSVPLDRGRLAELLGFSGVESNTISATGSRTFATLSVGIVASLMATLSRVAEDLIVWSTPQFSLVEIPEEHASTSSIMPQKRNPVTLELIRAKAGTIIGSLVSLLTVVKGIPSGYDLDLQEANPHILKPVEEASESVRVMADLMRRIRFREVIIPSTLAQDVAERLVRERGITYREAHSILASALRESEWDLLQACERLGIDTPRVDEILNSRGRGAPNPDLVRRELLSRRKLLRDDVDDLTSYEEEKIRAERDLLSSDPLA from the coding sequence GTGTATCGAAGGCCGGGGCTAGGTGACCAGCCGGACTGGCTCACTAGGTTCATCTCATCGCTGAAATCCGATAGGGCCATCTTCAGGGCTGTAGTACTCACGGCATACGCCCATGTATTCCACCTGATTGAGAGGGGAGTCTTGCCGAAAGAGGCATCCTCCCTCCTACAGCGGCTCAGGGAAGCCTTAGATAGGGAGGAAGAGATACTATCCGAGAGGTACGAGGATGTCCACGAGGCCCTCGAGGCTTGGCTCCTCGAGAGGGAGGGAAAGATTGCGGGTTGGTTGGCTTACGGGAAGAGCAGGAATGATCAGGTGGCGACGGCTCTGAGGTTGGCCCTGAGGTGGAGGCTCATAGGGCTTCTGTGGGAGATGAACAGGCTTAGGAGATCTCTCCTCGACTCGGCTGAGAAGCACCTCCTCGTCAAGATCCCAGCTTTCACCCATATGCAGCCAGCACAGCCGACTTTAGCTTCTCACTATCTCCTTTACCTAGAGAACGAGATATTCCATCATTACAGGGCCATATGGAATGTACTGAGGGAAATTGTGGATCTCTGTCCCTTGGGCTCGGGGCCCTCGGCTGGGAGCTCAGTACCCCTAGATAGGGGCAGGCTAGCGGAACTCCTTGGCTTCTCTGGGGTGGAAAGCAACACCATATCGGCCACAGGAAGCAGGACCTTTGCCACCTTGTCTGTCGGTATAGTGGCCAGCCTAATGGCCACTCTGAGCAGGGTCGCCGAGGACCTAATAGTATGGTCTACCCCCCAGTTCTCGCTGGTGGAGATACCTGAGGAGCATGCATCCACCAGCAGCATAATGCCCCAGAAGCGGAATCCGGTTACTTTGGAGCTCATCAGAGCTAAGGCCGGGACTATAATTGGTTCCCTCGTCTCCCTGCTCACCGTGGTGAAGGGGATCCCCAGCGGTTATGACCTCGACCTGCAGGAGGCCAATCCGCATATACTCAAGCCGGTGGAGGAGGCCTCCGAGTCGGTGAGGGTGATGGCCGATCTGATGAGGAGGATCCGATTTAGGGAGGTGATTATCCCGTCTACCCTCGCCCAAGATGTGGCTGAGAGGCTGGTCAGGGAGAGGGGAATCACCTACAGGGAGGCCCATTCTATTCTCGCGTCCGCCCTCCGAGAGTCGGAATGGGACTTACTTCAAGCATGCGAGAGGTTGGGGATTGACACTCCTAGAGTGGATGAGATCCTGAACAGTAGGGGGAGGGGAGCTCCTAATCCAGACCTAGTTAGACGAGAGCTATTATCTAGGAGGAAGCTCCTCAGGGACGATGTGGATGATCTTACATCCTATGAGGAGGAAAAGATAAGGGCTGAGAGGGATCTCCTTAGCTCAGACCCACTCGCCTAG
- a CDS encoding radical SAM protein: protein MKGCKVCGSERISQSLSVCLECLRKRPGSIEIVRERRERWRTSTGLPPYPPRGGKLRCPLCVNGCELDEGDRGYCGTVINRNGLRPLTGSWNLAIGLYYLDPLPTNCVATPVCPAATCRGYPEFTDVCGPEIGRYNLAIFYGSCNLDCFFCQNAEHKRMASMGRSLMSLSSLLREALRNDVTCICAFGGDPSPWTPQLFSLYRKVRDAAPSIKRMCWETNGLQDPEIFLKMAEASLESGGIVKVDLKAWTSEVYEALTGVRGRDRVVRNLREASKLAKMRNDPPLIVVSTLMVPYYIDLREIESIADFLSSLDADIPYVLLAFHPEHLARDLPLTTREFAEEAVKVAEESGLEVYIGNEWLLS, encoded by the coding sequence ATGAAGGGGTGCAAGGTTTGCGGTAGCGAGAGGATTAGCCAGTCCCTCTCCGTTTGCCTCGAATGCCTCAGGAAGAGACCAGGTTCTATAGAGATCGTGAGAGAGAGGAGAGAGAGGTGGAGAACCTCAACGGGCCTTCCACCCTATCCTCCGAGGGGAGGAAAGCTCAGATGCCCACTCTGTGTTAACGGCTGTGAGCTAGACGAGGGGGATAGGGGCTACTGCGGTACCGTGATCAACAGGAACGGGCTCAGGCCGCTGACAGGTAGCTGGAACTTGGCGATAGGCCTCTACTACTTGGATCCACTCCCCACCAACTGCGTCGCCACACCAGTATGTCCAGCGGCTACCTGCCGTGGATACCCGGAGTTCACCGATGTGTGCGGTCCGGAAATAGGAAGATACAATCTGGCAATCTTCTACGGGTCATGCAACCTAGATTGCTTCTTCTGTCAGAACGCAGAGCATAAGAGGATGGCGTCCATGGGAAGATCCCTCATGTCCCTGAGCTCCCTACTCAGGGAAGCCCTGAGGAATGATGTGACGTGCATATGCGCCTTCGGAGGGGATCCCAGCCCATGGACGCCACAACTCTTCTCACTCTACAGGAAGGTCAGGGATGCAGCGCCTAGCATCAAGAGGATGTGCTGGGAGACAAACGGGCTTCAAGATCCCGAGATATTCCTGAAGATGGCCGAGGCCTCCTTGGAGAGCGGGGGGATAGTAAAGGTGGACCTGAAGGCTTGGACTTCCGAGGTTTACGAGGCTCTCACTGGAGTGAGGGGAAGGGACAGGGTAGTAAGGAACTTGAGGGAAGCCTCAAAACTAGCTAAGATGAGGAACGATCCGCCTCTCATTGTGGTAAGCACTCTGATGGTTCCTTACTATATAGATCTGAGAGAGATAGAGAGTATAGCGGACTTTCTCTCGTCCCTCGATGCAGACATCCCCTATGTGCTCTTAGCCTTTCATCCAGAGCATCTAGCCAGAGATCTCCCACTCACCACCAGGGAGTTCGCTGAGGAGGCGGTCAAAGTGGCTGAGGAGTCCGGGCTGGAGGTCTACATCGGTAATGAGTGGCTCCTCTCCTGA